The following are from one region of the Apostichopus japonicus isolate 1M-3 chromosome 17, ASM3797524v1, whole genome shotgun sequence genome:
- the LOC139954930 gene encoding uncharacterized protein isoform X1: MNGVKDMFQDSLSSLKHNMLSVLSNHGVDEHAADVQELCGKFSCFENPFLGIETSEQQTKYMMKNLNLVLLKEIALGTRIDQQVDRRTGQTIQKVVTETFQYVPVLEVLKLILNNKKMTKLIDNEAHSMPGFLRGYQDGQQYSQLGIFKEYPHAIRLQLFYDDVEVCNPIGSKAGIHKLGMFYYSIQNLPKHLNSAMQNIHLLAVCFAGDLKKYGFGPILHPFIMEMQQLESDNGVQLQLDKRIVELHGSLFSFSGDSLAAHDLLGFMSPSANRLCRLCKASREDIKVNFLEQDFQPRTVDDHDDCAEAALQRQRGDPLSGVRRPCPLNDLRSFHCVTNYNLDIMHDMLEGACPYEVKLVLRQLVLMDHLISLNEINQRIKSFHYSFNDRKNKPSAVLPDRLRNITDHKLGQKASQMWCFIRMLPLLIGDRVPHDNVYYKLILLLLQCMDIIYAPLVTVSHTVYLKHLIYDHHNHFASIFPQNRMINKHHHMVHYPNCIRMCGPLTSMQCLKYEMKHAFSKKLAAINCNFKNICKSAACKHQIWQCIVWSGNEHMLDFECQGGSMTAIESLDGNDAIADKLQCNENSDVFVASQVSLYGTEYKANLYLILAVDDASQLKFGKISSILVCGQTPDDVYFVVSQCQNIGFNTHYHAYEVAMQDQPVFSIVTLDSLTDHLPLSGLRSYEENSPIYLCPRYSLTHQTRQ; the protein is encoded by the exons ACCAAATACATGATGAAAAATCTAAACTTGGTTTTACTAAAAGAGATTGCTCTGGGTACCAGGATTGATCAGCAGGTGGACAGAAGAACAGGACAAACTATTCAAAAAGTGGTGACAGAAACATTCCAGTATGTTCCAGTTTTGGAGGTTCTTAAACTTATtctcaataataaaaaaatgaccAAGCTCATTGACAATGAAGCACATTCCATGCCAGGGTTCCTTAGAGGTTACCAGGATGGGCAGCAGTACAGTCAGCTGGGAATATTCAAGGAGTATCCGCATGCTATTCGTTTACAGCTGTTTTATGATGATGTAGAAGTGTGCAATCCTATTGGCAGTAAGGCTGGTATCCACAAACTTGGCATGTTTTACTATTCTATCCAAAACCTACCAAAGCATTTAAACTCGGCAATGCAAAACATTCACTTGCTTGCTGTATGCTTTGCTGGTGACTTGAAAAAGTATGGGTTTGGCCCAATCTTGCACCCGTTTATCATGGAAATGCAGCAATTAGAAAGTGACAACGGTGTTCAGTTGCAACTGGACAAGAGAATTGTAGAACTCCATGgcagtttattttcatttagtgGCGATTCATTAGCTGCGCATGATTTGCTTGGTTTCATGAGCCCATCAGCAAATAGGTTATGTAGACTGTGTAAAGCATCTCGTGAAGACATCAAAGTTAATTTCTTAGAACAAGATTTTCAGCCGAGAACTGtagatgatcatgatgattgtGCTGAAGCTGCCTTGCAGAGACAGCGTGGAGACCCACTATCTGGAGTTCGAAGGCCATGTCCCCTGAATGACTTGAGGAGTTTCCATTGCGTAACTAACTACAACTTGGATATCATGCACGATATGCTTGAAGGAGCTTGTCCATATGAAGTCAAACTGGTACTACGTCAACTTGTTTTGATGGATCACTTAATCTCTCTTAACGAGATAAATCAGCGAATTAAGTCTTTTCATTATTCCTTTAATGACAGGAAGAACAAGCCATCTGCAGTTTTGCCCGATCGGTTAAGAAATATTACTGACCATAAACTCGGGCAAAAAGCTTCTCAAATGTGGTGCTTCATTCGAATGTTACCTCTTCTTATCGGTGATCGTGTTCCTCATGACAATGTGTACTACAAGTTAATTTTGTTACTATTGCAGTGTATGGATATCATTTACGCTCCATTGGTCACAGTATCTCACACTGTGTATTTGAAACATCTGATTTATGACCATCACAACCATTTTGCATCAATTTTCCCTCAAAATAGGATGATTAACAAGCACCATCATATGGTTCACTATCCAAATTGTATCAGAATGTGTGGACCCTTGACGTCAATGCAGTGTCTCAAGTATGAGATGAAACATGCATTCAGCAAAAAACTAGCTGCCATAAACTGCAATTTTAAGAATATATGCAAGTCAGCTGCATGTAAACATCAAATTTGGCAGTGTATCGTTTGGTCAGGAAATGAACATATGCTAGATTTTGAATGCCAAGGAGGTAGTATGACTGCTATTGAATCTCTAGATGGTAATGATGCCATTGCTGATAAACTTCAGTGTAATGAGAACAGTGATGTCTTTGTGGCAAGTCAAGTGTCACTCTATGGAACAGAATACAAAGCAAATCTGTATTTAATACTGGCTGTAGACGATGCTTCCCAActcaaatttggtaaaataagcAGCATATTGGTGTGTGGACAAACACCGGATGATGTTTACTTCGTTGTGTCTCAGTGTCAGAACATTGGCTTTAATACTCATTACCATGCATATGAAGTTGCTATGCAAGACCAGCCAGTTTTTAGTATTGTGACACTTGATTCACTGACGGATCATCTGCCATTGTCTGGATTGAGATCTTATGAGGAGAACTCACCCATTTATCTGTGCCCTCGCTACTCTCTGACTCATCAAACTAG ACAATGA